In Massilia antarctica, the following are encoded in one genomic region:
- a CDS encoding hydrolase 1, exosortase A system-associated, with translation MDATQRAVQFNCGGDSLIGILDLPERPLTRGVLVVTSAPQYRIGDHRHFTLLARLMAARGIPVLRFDHRGMGDSEGEARPIDALGEDIQAAMRAFFAQMPGMQDVVLWGFGDAATAAVLYAHADTRVSGVVLLNPWMQAPGSAPRADGLPQLLARLGEVDFWKRVASDSRGGPDGVAALRQDMRAAAGDAGLPLPRRVLASLSGFDGAALVILGGDEAGAQHVDALLKRHGVRCKCVSVGGAERSFASRAWRDAVAEISANWIASW, from the coding sequence ATGGACGCCACCCAACGCGCTGTGCAATTTAACTGTGGCGGCGATTCGCTGATCGGCATCCTCGACCTGCCCGAACGGCCGCTCACGCGCGGCGTGCTGGTCGTCACCAGCGCGCCGCAATACCGCATCGGCGACCATCGCCATTTCACCTTGCTGGCGCGCCTGATGGCCGCGCGCGGCATCCCGGTGCTGCGCTTCGACCACCGCGGCATGGGCGACAGTGAAGGCGAGGCGCGCCCCATCGATGCGCTGGGCGAGGATATCCAGGCCGCCATGCGCGCCTTCTTCGCCCAGATGCCCGGCATGCAGGACGTGGTGCTGTGGGGCTTTGGCGACGCCGCCACGGCCGCCGTGCTGTACGCCCATGCCGACACCCGCGTCTCCGGCGTGGTGCTGCTCAATCCATGGATGCAGGCCCCGGGCAGCGCGCCGCGCGCGGACGGCTTGCCGCAGCTGCTGGCGCGCCTGGGCGAAGTCGATTTCTGGAAGCGCGTGGCCAGCGACAGCCGCGGCGGTCCGGACGGCGTGGCCGCGCTGCGCCAGGACATGCGCGCCGCCGCCGGCGATGCCGGCCTGCCGCTGCCGCGCCGTGTGCTGGCCAGCCTGTCGGGTTTCGACGGCGCGGCCCTGGTGATCCTGGGCGGCGACGAAGCGGGCGCGCAGCACGTCGACGCCCTGCTCAAGCGGCACGGGGTGCGCTGCAAATGCGTCAGCGTCGGCGGCGCCGAGCGCAGCTTCGCCAGCCGCGCCTGGCGCGACGCGGTGGCCGAAATCAGCGCGAACTGGATTGCGTCATGGTGA
- a CDS encoding hydrolase 2, exosortase A system-associated, which yields MNAPLLTLPRVEPFFFNVETGTRFSLYHAPAPQLRARGAILYVHPFADELNKSRRMATLQARRFAAAGYAVLQIDMFGCGDSCGDFSQVRWEAWKDDLEVARAWLAERTPGLPMHLWGIRLGGLLALDFACGAPVDGVILWQPFLNGRTCINQFLRQGLAARMQDGDPARFGTTSELRADLLARGMLEVGGYELAAPLVQAIDACDAAALPLPPCRVHWFASASPAPSRLSASAERIARRWSAHGVTLHFYPIEGRPFWGANDIAECPALLAATSAVFTAEA from the coding sequence ATGAATGCGCCCCTGTTGACCCTTCCGCGCGTCGAGCCCTTTTTCTTCAATGTCGAAACTGGCACGCGTTTCAGCCTGTATCACGCGCCGGCCCCGCAGTTGCGCGCGCGCGGCGCCATCCTGTACGTGCACCCGTTCGCCGATGAACTGAACAAGTCGCGCCGCATGGCCACCCTGCAGGCGCGCCGCTTCGCCGCGGCCGGCTACGCGGTGCTGCAGATCGATATGTTCGGCTGCGGCGACAGTTGCGGCGACTTCAGCCAGGTGCGCTGGGAAGCCTGGAAAGACGATCTCGAAGTCGCGCGCGCCTGGCTGGCCGAGCGCACCCCCGGCTTGCCGATGCACCTGTGGGGCATCCGCCTGGGCGGCCTGCTGGCGCTCGACTTCGCCTGCGGCGCCCCGGTCGACGGCGTGATCCTGTGGCAGCCTTTCCTGAACGGGCGCACCTGCATCAACCAGTTCCTGCGCCAGGGCCTGGCCGCGCGCATGCAGGACGGCGACCCGGCCCGCTTCGGCACCACCAGCGAGCTGCGCGCCGACCTGCTCGCGCGCGGCATGCTCGAAGTGGGCGGCTACGAATTGGCCGCGCCACTGGTGCAGGCCATCGACGCCTGCGACGCGGCGGCGCTGCCGCTGCCGCCCTGCCGGGTGCACTGGTTCGCCAGCGCCTCGCCGGCCCCGTCCCGGCTGTCCGCCAGCGCCGAGCGCATTGCCCGGCGCTGGAGCGCGCACGGGGTTACCCTGCATTTTTATCCGATCGAAGGTCGACCGTTCTGGGGCGCCAACGATATCGCCGAGTGTCCGGCCCTGCTGGCCGCCACCAGTGCCGTCTTCACGGCGGAGGCATAA
- a CDS encoding acyl-CoA ligase (AMP-forming), exosortase A system-associated, translated as MSALVHDLINLAAWRTPHAPALRYLDNSLSYEELARCVEVAAQGLLALGLGRGERVALFLDKCEEAVLALFGAAAAGLAFVPVNPLLKPAQVGHILRDCGARVLLTSPARLATLDLELGRCPDLYCVLQTGAEDGMLPGLGVLAWDGWMRRAAAAPVRDYHRRIDTDMAALLYTSGSSGAPTGVVLSHRNLVAAAASMVSCLGHTPFERILALLPLSLDYGLSQLTSAFAAGAAVVLMNPLLTRDIPDMVARERITALAALAPLWIQLAELHWDAQHSLRTITSSGGAMPAAALAALRRRLPDTRVYLMYGLTEAFRATCLAPEQLDTRPDSIGKAIPNAEVLVLRPAGQPCLPGEPGELVYRGPLVALGYWNDEARTAERFRALPAQPGLPLGETGVWSGDTVRMDEDGYLYFLGRSDEMITTGGYRVSPTEIEDVLYATGLVAEAAALGLAHPVLGQSIALAVTPRRGCLLEPAVLLAACRAKLPGYMLPLLAQVREALPRSPNGKFDRRLLAAQMAAGA; from the coding sequence ATGAGCGCACTCGTGCACGACCTGATCAACCTAGCCGCCTGGCGCACGCCGCACGCGCCGGCCTTGCGCTACCTGGACAACAGCCTCAGTTACGAAGAATTGGCGCGCTGTGTCGAGGTGGCCGCGCAAGGCTTGCTGGCCCTGGGACTGGGACGCGGCGAGCGGGTCGCGCTGTTTCTCGACAAGTGCGAGGAAGCCGTGCTGGCCTTGTTCGGCGCGGCGGCGGCCGGCCTGGCGTTCGTGCCGGTCAATCCCTTGCTCAAGCCGGCCCAGGTCGGTCATATCCTGCGCGACTGCGGCGCCCGTGTGCTGCTGACCTCGCCCGCCCGGCTGGCCACGCTCGACCTCGAGCTGGGCCGCTGTCCCGATCTGTATTGCGTGCTGCAAACCGGGGCCGAGGATGGCATGCTGCCCGGCCTTGGTGTGCTGGCCTGGGATGGCTGGATGCGGCGTGCCGCTGCCGCTCCCGTGCGCGACTACCACCGCCGCATCGATACCGACATGGCGGCTCTGCTGTACACCTCCGGCAGCAGTGGCGCGCCGACCGGGGTGGTCTTGTCGCACCGCAACCTGGTGGCGGCGGCCGCCAGCATGGTCAGTTGCCTGGGACACACGCCGTTCGAGCGCATCCTGGCGCTGCTGCCGCTCAGCCTGGACTACGGCCTGAGCCAGCTGACCAGCGCCTTTGCCGCCGGCGCCGCCGTCGTGCTGATGAATCCGCTGCTGACGCGCGACATTCCGGACATGGTCGCGCGCGAACGCATCACCGCCCTGGCCGCGCTGGCGCCGCTGTGGATCCAGCTGGCCGAGCTGCATTGGGATGCGCAGCACAGCTTGCGCACCATCACCAGTTCCGGCGGCGCGATGCCGGCTGCGGCCCTGGCCGCGCTGCGCCGGCGCTTGCCGGACACCCGGGTGTACCTGATGTACGGCTTGACCGAAGCCTTCCGCGCGACTTGCCTGGCGCCGGAGCAGCTCGACACGCGGCCCGATTCGATCGGCAAGGCCATTCCGAATGCCGAGGTGCTGGTGCTGCGACCGGCCGGCCAGCCATGCTTGCCGGGCGAGCCGGGCGAACTGGTGTACCGCGGGCCGCTGGTGGCGCTCGGCTACTGGAACGATGAGGCGCGCACGGCCGAGCGCTTCCGGGCGCTGCCGGCGCAGCCCGGGCTGCCGTTGGGCGAAACGGGGGTGTGGTCGGGCGACACCGTGCGCATGGATGAGGACGGCTATCTGTACTTCCTCGGCCGCAGCGACGAGATGATCACCACCGGCGGCTACCGGGTCAGTCCGACCGAGATCGAGGACGTGCTGTACGCGACCGGGCTGGTGGCCGAGGCGGCCGCGCTGGGGCTGGCGCACCCGGTGCTGGGGCAATCGATCGCGCTGGCCGTCACGCCGCGCCGCGGCTGCCTGCTGGAGCCGGCCGTGCTGCTGGCCGCCTGCCGCGCGAAATTGCCCGGATACATGCTGCCGCTGCTGGCGCAAGTGCGCGAGGCGCTGCCGCGCAGCCCCAACGGCAAGTTCGACCGGCGCCTGCTGGCCGCCCAGATGGCGGCCGGCGCTTGA
- a CDS encoding polysaccharide deacetylase family protein, whose amino-acid sequence MRAPLSILIYQRVLAAPDPLFPERLYARRFEQQLRLLTRCFRLMPLARAVAHLAEGTLPARAACLTFDHGYAEHASVALPLLQRHGVPATFFIAASYLDGGCTWSDIVTEVVRNAPGERLNLARSGFASYDIGCPQRRRAVIEMLLAALRLLPPHERLVRARSMARRITPTMLSSDQLLALHRAGMDVGAHPLHDSALASLSNAAARAEIAAGRSRIEDILQAPVRLFAYPSGKPGEDFEQRHALMLRAQGFQAAVGMGRGAARSGSDLFALPRFAPCAQAGGAFLLRLAGNLFARA is encoded by the coding sequence ATGCGCGCACCGCTTTCCATCCTGATCTACCAGCGCGTGCTGGCCGCGCCCGATCCGCTGTTTCCCGAGCGCCTGTACGCGCGCCGTTTCGAGCAGCAGCTGCGCCTGCTGACCCGCTGCTTCCGTCTGATGCCGCTGGCGCGCGCGGTGGCGCACCTGGCCGAGGGCACCCTGCCGGCCCGCGCCGCCTGCCTCACCTTCGACCATGGCTACGCCGAGCACGCTTCCGTGGCCCTGCCCCTGCTGCAGCGCCACGGCGTGCCGGCCACGTTTTTCATCGCCGCCAGCTACCTCGACGGCGGCTGCACCTGGAGCGACATCGTCACCGAGGTGGTGCGCAACGCGCCGGGCGAGCGCCTGAACCTGGCGCGCAGCGGCTTTGCCAGCTACGACATCGGCTGTCCGCAGCGCCGCCGCGCCGTGATCGAGATGCTGCTGGCCGCCCTGCGCCTGCTGCCGCCGCACGAGCGGCTGGTACGCGCGCGCTCGATGGCGCGCCGCATCACCCCGACCATGCTCAGTTCCGACCAGTTGCTGGCCCTGCACCGGGCTGGCATGGACGTCGGCGCCCATCCGCTGCACGACAGCGCGCTGGCCAGCCTGTCGAATGCCGCCGCCCGCGCCGAGATCGCCGCCGGCCGCAGCCGCATCGAAGATATCCTGCAAGCCCCGGTGCGCCTGTTCGCCTATCCCAGCGGCAAGCCGGGCGAGGATTTCGAGCAGCGCCACGCCCTGATGCTGCGCGCCCAGGGATTCCAGGCGGCCGTCGGCATGGGGCGCGGCGCGGCCCGCAGCGGCAGCGACCTGTTCGCGCTGCCGCGCTTCGCCCCGTGCGCCCAAGCCGGCGGCGCCTTCCTGCTGCGCCTGGCCGGCAACCTGTTCGCGCGCGCCTGA
- a CDS encoding glycosyltransferase — protein MRIGILSYPMLFERDDGVQRQVRETIRALAQLGAHAESPIKVEVINPHAVRLDEFDLIHVFSATQGNHRLVDLAAEQGVPVVLTPLISPGWDRASGSSARAGDHRLGNLTAGNVQSGYARTRRALQQASLIVALGEAEKQAIGAGFLIEDAKVRVLPNGVDPALLAADGELFRKRTGIGGPYALMAGPISPYQDQLAMAHAMAALSLPLVLVGEAGERDQDYLRQLRAVRGVTCLGALRQDGPMLASTYAAASVFLPPGEGQGALLAVLDALAAGTPVLMAHDTPSSMAAGGFALVRVDWNDTDALQRAVLRLLVSPPPREQVRALVRGCSWERVARQLAACYAEVGALRQAALV, from the coding sequence ATGCGTATCGGTATCTTGTCTTATCCCATGCTGTTCGAACGCGACGATGGCGTTCAGCGGCAGGTCCGCGAAACCATCCGTGCCCTGGCGCAGCTTGGGGCGCATGCGGAATCGCCGATCAAGGTGGAGGTGATCAATCCGCACGCCGTGCGGCTCGACGAATTCGACCTGATCCACGTGTTTTCAGCCACCCAGGGCAACCACCGGCTGGTGGACCTAGCCGCCGAGCAGGGGGTGCCGGTGGTACTCACGCCCCTGATTTCGCCCGGCTGGGACCGCGCCAGCGGCAGCAGCGCGCGCGCCGGCGACCACCGGCTCGGCAACCTGACCGCGGGGAATGTGCAGAGCGGCTATGCCCGCACCCGGCGCGCGCTGCAGCAGGCCAGCCTGATCGTGGCGCTGGGCGAGGCCGAGAAACAGGCCATCGGCGCCGGTTTCCTGATCGAGGACGCCAAGGTGCGGGTGCTGCCGAACGGGGTCGATCCGGCCTTGCTGGCGGCCGATGGCGAGCTGTTTCGCAAGCGCACCGGCATCGGCGGGCCGTACGCGCTGATGGCCGGCCCCATTTCTCCGTACCAGGACCAGCTGGCGATGGCGCACGCGATGGCGGCGCTGTCGCTGCCGCTGGTGCTGGTGGGCGAGGCGGGCGAACGCGACCAGGATTACCTGCGTCAATTGCGCGCCGTGCGCGGCGTCACTTGCCTGGGCGCCTTGCGCCAGGATGGGCCGATGCTGGCCAGTACTTACGCGGCAGCCTCGGTGTTCCTGCCGCCGGGCGAGGGGCAGGGCGCGCTGCTGGCGGTGCTCGATGCGCTGGCGGCCGGCACGCCGGTGCTGATGGCGCACGACACGCCCTCGAGCATGGCCGCCGGCGGTTTCGCCCTGGTGCGGGTGGACTGGAACGATACCGATGCCCTGCAGCGCGCGGTGCTGCGCCTGCTGGTGTCGCCGCCGCCGCGCGAGCAGGTGCGCGCGCTGGTGCGCGGCTGCAGCTGGGAACGAGTGGCGCGCCAGCTGGCTGCCTGCTACGCCGAAGTGGGCGCGCTGCGCCAGGCGGCGCTGGTCTAG
- a CDS encoding TIGR03088 family PEP-CTERM/XrtA system glycosyltransferase, translated as MTSSLEPPRLVVHLIHQLDIGGLENGLINLIKHMPPERYRHAIVCLKDYSDYHAHIKTRGVEIISLNKREGKDWGHYLRLFRALRALQPDLIHTRNLCGIEGQLVAALAGVKLRVHGEHGRDMSDLYGKRLKYKLLRRLLRPLIGHFIAVSADLEHWLIDSVGAEPDKVSQISNGVDSIQFHPRLGPPAAVGPAGFMQDNAFVIGSVGRMDEVKDYGTLVEAFLRLIASPHPAHQRMRLLIVGDGPQRAACLDTLTRAGAAHRAWLPGERTDIAQLLRAMDLFVLPSLAEGSSNTILEAMASGLPVVATAVGGNPVLVHPGFTGILVPPRSPELMAAAIADYCRIPDMGARHGMRARSHVIANHSLPEMARGYLRVYDGLTHPHGPCPGPAPHSWGARA; from the coding sequence ATGACAAGCTCTCTCGAACCACCCCGTCTGGTGGTGCATCTGATCCACCAGCTCGACATCGGCGGCCTGGAAAACGGCTTGATCAACCTGATCAAGCACATGCCGCCGGAACGCTACCGGCACGCCATCGTCTGCCTCAAGGATTATTCGGATTACCACGCCCACATCAAGACGCGTGGGGTCGAAATCATCAGCTTGAACAAGCGCGAAGGCAAGGATTGGGGCCATTACCTGCGCCTGTTCCGCGCCCTGCGCGCGCTGCAGCCGGACCTGATCCACACGCGCAACCTATGCGGCATCGAAGGCCAGTTGGTGGCCGCCCTGGCCGGGGTCAAGCTGCGCGTGCACGGCGAGCATGGCCGCGATATGAGCGACCTGTACGGCAAGCGCCTCAAGTACAAGCTGCTGCGCCGCCTGCTGCGTCCGCTGATCGGCCATTTCATCGCCGTCAGCGCCGACCTCGAACACTGGCTGATCGACAGCGTCGGCGCCGAGCCGGACAAGGTGTCGCAGATTTCGAACGGGGTCGACAGCATCCAGTTCCACCCGCGCCTGGGCCCGCCGGCCGCGGTCGGCCCGGCCGGCTTCATGCAGGACAACGCCTTCGTCATCGGCAGCGTCGGCCGCATGGATGAAGTCAAGGATTACGGTACTCTGGTCGAAGCCTTCCTGCGCCTGATCGCCTCGCCGCACCCGGCGCACCAGCGCATGCGGCTCCTGATCGTGGGCGACGGCCCGCAGCGCGCCGCCTGCCTCGACACGCTCACCCGCGCCGGCGCCGCCCACCGCGCCTGGCTGCCGGGCGAGCGCACCGACATCGCCCAGCTGCTGCGCGCCATGGACTTGTTCGTGCTGCCGTCGCTGGCCGAAGGCAGTTCCAACACCATCCTCGAAGCCATGGCCAGCGGCTTGCCGGTGGTGGCCACCGCCGTAGGCGGCAATCCGGTGCTGGTGCATCCCGGCTTTACCGGCATCCTGGTGCCGCCGCGCTCGCCCGAACTGATGGCGGCCGCCATCGCCGACTATTGCCGCATCCCCGACATGGGCGCGCGCCACGGCATGCGCGCGCGCAGCCACGTCATCGCCAACCACAGCCTGCCGGAAATGGCGCGCGGCTATCTGCGCGTGTACGATGGCTTGACCCACCCGCATGGGCCATGTCCGGGGCCGGCGCCGCATTCCTGGGGCGCGCGCGCCTAG
- a CDS encoding XrtA-associated tyrosine autokinase, translated as MDSSLTAAADGYPAEPAREVDINLARLHQMGMVTHDGGRTSVAEDFRIIKRPLLRNARAAVSGGIRHGNLIVVTSALPGEGKTYCAINLAMSIAMEKDHTVLLIDADVARPSVLRVLGLAPGLGLMDILLGNELSLSEVILKTNIATLSLLPAGRNNKHATELLASQAMSKLLSEIANRYPDRIVIFDSPPLLLTTEAGVLASQMGQVVMVVESETTTQRQVKEALARLDNCARVDLICNKARALPGEHYHGYYD; from the coding sequence GTGGACAGTTCTCTCACAGCGGCCGCCGACGGCTATCCCGCCGAGCCGGCGCGCGAGGTCGACATCAACCTGGCGCGCCTGCACCAGATGGGCATGGTCACCCACGATGGCGGACGCACCAGCGTGGCCGAGGATTTCCGCATCATCAAGCGGCCCTTGCTGCGCAACGCGCGCGCGGCGGTGTCGGGCGGGATCCGGCACGGCAACCTGATTGTCGTCACCAGCGCCCTGCCCGGCGAAGGCAAGACCTATTGCGCGATCAACCTGGCGATGAGCATCGCCATGGAAAAAGATCACACGGTGCTGCTGATCGACGCCGACGTGGCGCGGCCCTCGGTGCTGCGGGTGCTGGGCCTGGCGCCCGGCTTGGGCTTGATGGATATCCTGCTGGGAAACGAGCTGAGCCTCTCGGAAGTCATCCTCAAGACCAACATCGCGACCCTGAGCCTGCTGCCGGCGGGCCGCAACAACAAGCACGCCACCGAACTGCTGGCCAGTCAGGCGATGAGCAAGCTGCTGTCGGAAATCGCCAACCGCTACCCGGACCGGATCGTCATCTTCGATTCGCCGCCCCTGCTGCTGACCACCGAGGCCGGGGTGCTGGCGTCCCAGATGGGCCAGGTGGTGATGGTGGTCGAGTCCGAAACCACCACCCAGCGCCAGGTCAAGGAAGCGCTGGCCCGGCTCGACAACTGCGCCCGGGTCGACCTGATTTGCAACAAGGCCCGCGCCCTCCCTGGCGAGCACTACCACGGCTATTACGACTAG
- a CDS encoding XrtA system polysaccharide chain length determinant, whose translation MEDFISQMLLHARGIWKYRWLAVGLMWVVACAGWVVVLRLPNNYQSSARVFVDTQSILKPLMAGMTSIPNVQQQVSIMSRTLLSRPNLERVLRMVDLDVNATTPRQRESQIDELAARLKITDTSTNDIYSITYAGDNPKQVHDVVQALLTIFLEGSFKGKKGDSQQAIRFIDEQIKNYEQRLVAAENTVKEFKLRNSALLPRQGVDYGAQLAIASDALSTARIDLLEAEQARLAIQARINGDPQPAGSGSRARTVVNPDIDARIAAINKNLDTLRLQYTDLHPDVIAARRLLAQLEARKIEESKHAERDGDPGRYYSPMLQQLKVALTEADAKVAAMRVRVHEYTVRQERLQEQSNAVPEVESQLAQLNRDYDVNKDNYEKLIARRESAKLSGDLSSSTEMMTFRIIDPPIMPVAPSGPNRRLFYSGVLAIALCAGLGAAVLVSQVRPTFVCPSALSEITGLNVIGTVSMSWTDAERRKLRRGQYLLGLAFSALLGAYGALMASGFFTS comes from the coding sequence ATGGAGGACTTCATCAGCCAGATGCTGCTGCATGCAAGGGGCATCTGGAAATATCGCTGGCTCGCCGTCGGCCTCATGTGGGTGGTGGCGTGCGCCGGCTGGGTGGTGGTGCTGCGCCTGCCGAACAATTACCAGAGTTCGGCGCGCGTGTTCGTCGATACCCAGAGCATCCTCAAGCCGCTGATGGCGGGCATGACCAGCATCCCCAACGTGCAGCAGCAAGTGTCGATCATGAGCCGTACCCTGCTCAGCCGCCCGAACCTGGAGCGCGTGCTGCGCATGGTCGACCTCGACGTCAACGCCACCACGCCGCGCCAGCGCGAAAGCCAGATCGACGAGCTGGCGGCGCGCCTGAAAATCACCGACACCAGCACCAACGATATCTATTCGATTACCTACGCCGGCGACAATCCCAAGCAGGTGCACGACGTGGTGCAGGCGCTGCTGACCATCTTCCTCGAAGGCAGCTTCAAGGGCAAGAAGGGCGATTCCCAGCAAGCCATCCGTTTCATCGACGAGCAGATCAAGAATTACGAACAGCGCCTGGTCGCGGCCGAAAACACGGTCAAGGAATTCAAGCTGCGCAACAGCGCCCTGCTGCCGCGCCAGGGCGTCGATTACGGCGCCCAGTTGGCCATCGCCAGCGATGCCCTGAGCACCGCGCGCATCGACCTGCTCGAAGCCGAGCAGGCGCGCCTGGCGATCCAGGCACGCATCAATGGCGATCCGCAGCCGGCCGGCAGCGGATCGCGTGCACGCACCGTCGTCAATCCCGACATCGATGCGCGCATTGCGGCGATCAACAAGAATCTCGACACCCTGCGCCTGCAGTACACCGACCTGCATCCCGACGTGATCGCCGCGCGCCGCCTGCTGGCCCAGCTCGAAGCGCGCAAGATCGAGGAAAGCAAGCATGCCGAGCGCGACGGCGATCCCGGCCGCTACTACAGTCCCATGCTGCAGCAGCTCAAGGTGGCCCTGACCGAAGCGGACGCCAAGGTGGCCGCCATGCGCGTGCGCGTGCACGAATACACGGTGCGCCAGGAACGCCTGCAGGAACAGAGCAATGCCGTGCCCGAAGTCGAATCACAGCTGGCCCAGCTCAACCGCGACTATGACGTCAACAAGGATAACTACGAAAAGCTGATCGCACGGCGCGAGTCGGCCAAGCTGTCGGGCGACCTGAGTTCCTCGACCGAAATGATGACGTTCCGCATCATCGATCCGCCCATCATGCCGGTCGCCCCAAGCGGCCCCAACCGCCGCCTGTTCTACAGCGGCGTGCTGGCCATCGCCCTCTGCGCCGGGCTCGGCGCGGCAGTGCTGGTCAGCCAGGTCCGTCCGACCTTCGTCTGCCCGAGCGCGCTGAGCGAGATCACCGGCCTGAACGTGATCGGCACGGTCTCGATGAGCTGGACCGATGCCGAACGGCGCAAGCTGCGGCGCGGCCAGTACCTGCTCGGCCTGGCCTTCAGCGCCCTGCTGGGCGCATATGGCGCGCTCATGGCGTCCGGATTTTTCACGTCTTAA
- a CDS encoding EDSAP-1 family PEP-CTERM protein, producing the protein MKLVPTSLLKNAAIAGLCLAAMNGARADAFAQAVLVIDNFRLLHSSGTAFKSTDFTMLDGTNSAHATASLNDVVLAAKPQNRGILSGTTPDVAHQFVGLPNAPRAENNFTAFSGPPPVPGTFGYADQNMTGSAMTIGTTLAGVRSETRADASLATDGEAAGDSDVGTSTSFNFTLGVGETMTIAFDGTPFTQAYASNGAGMDTNAIARLSWTMNIMNMSTGQLVFAYQPGELNSKGNVSRTDSFPGMSTYNPGTMSFSAVTPWLNKFDTYQLTINQTTLANALQNTVAVPEPGSLAIFGLGLLGMSLLARRRK; encoded by the coding sequence ATGAAACTAGTCCCGACATCACTGTTGAAAAACGCGGCGATTGCCGGCCTTTGCCTGGCCGCCATGAACGGTGCGCGCGCCGATGCATTTGCCCAGGCCGTCCTCGTGATCGACAACTTCCGCCTGCTCCATTCCAGCGGTACCGCCTTCAAGTCGACGGATTTCACCATGCTCGACGGCACCAACTCGGCCCATGCGACCGCTTCGCTCAACGATGTGGTCTTGGCCGCCAAGCCGCAAAATCGCGGCATCCTCAGCGGCACGACACCCGATGTCGCGCACCAGTTCGTCGGCTTGCCCAATGCACCGCGCGCCGAAAACAACTTCACCGCCTTTTCCGGTCCGCCGCCGGTGCCTGGCACCTTCGGCTACGCCGACCAGAACATGACCGGCAGCGCCATGACGATCGGGACGACACTGGCCGGGGTGCGCTCCGAAACACGCGCCGATGCCTCCCTGGCCACCGACGGCGAGGCCGCCGGCGACTCCGATGTCGGTACCTCGACCTCATTCAACTTCACCCTCGGCGTGGGCGAAACCATGACCATCGCCTTCGACGGCACGCCCTTCACCCAGGCCTATGCCAGCAACGGCGCCGGCATGGACACCAACGCCATCGCGCGCCTGTCGTGGACCATGAACATCATGAACATGAGCACCGGACAGCTCGTGTTCGCCTATCAGCCAGGCGAACTGAACAGCAAGGGCAATGTCAGCCGCACCGACAGCTTCCCCGGCATGTCGACCTACAACCCGGGAACGATGAGCTTTTCGGCGGTCACGCCCTGGCTCAACAAGTTCGATACCTACCAGTTGACGATCAACCAGACCACCCTGGCCAACGCCCTGCAAAACACCGTGGCGGTACCGGAACCGGGCAGCCTGGCGATCTTTGGCCTGGGCCTCTTGGGCATGTCCTTGCTAGCGCGCCGCCGCAAGTAG
- a CDS encoding N-acyl amino acid synthase FeeM domain-containing protein: MFQDELPIATFEMPAGLREPDGGVATATEPDPGQTTQACHIRLANSAGRREAASLLIRKMYGWRGYACEPSLHHDPNKVTLYAETGGMLVGTMSLCLDSEFGLPADDNFRDKLDSLRRQGRRLCEPSRLAIDKGVTKRVFASLIHISYLYSHKLLGFTDYVIEVNPRHVMFYKRMLGFCDFGGERPCHRVGAPAVLLRLPLAEMGEQIRKWGGLMEQHGEERSFYPYFFPEHDELGITARLNGGYQTHGGCDAYY, from the coding sequence ATGTTTCAAGACGAGCTACCGATTGCAACATTCGAGATGCCGGCGGGCTTGCGCGAGCCGGACGGAGGCGTCGCCACGGCGACCGAGCCCGATCCGGGCCAGACGACGCAGGCATGTCATATCCGCCTGGCCAATTCAGCGGGACGGCGCGAAGCGGCCAGCCTGCTGATCCGCAAGATGTACGGCTGGCGCGGCTATGCCTGCGAGCCCAGCCTGCACCACGACCCGAACAAGGTGACCCTGTACGCCGAGACGGGCGGAATGCTGGTCGGCACCATGAGCCTGTGCCTGGACAGCGAATTCGGCTTGCCGGCCGATGACAATTTTCGCGACAAGCTCGATTCCTTGCGCCGCCAGGGACGGCGCCTGTGCGAGCCCTCGCGCCTGGCGATCGACAAGGGCGTGACCAAACGCGTGTTTGCCTCGCTGATCCACATCTCGTATCTGTACTCGCACAAGCTGCTGGGATTCACCGATTACGTGATCGAGGTCAATCCGCGCCACGTGATGTTTTACAAGCGCATGCTGGGCTTTTGCGACTTTGGCGGCGAGCGTCCCTGCCACCGGGTGGGCGCGCCCGCCGTGCTGCTGCGCCTGCCGCTGGCGGAGATGGGCGAGCAGATCCGCAAATGGGGCGGCTTGATGGAGCAGCATGGCGAGGAGCGCTCCTTCTATCCGTATTTCTTTCCCGAGCATGACGAGCTGGGCATCACGGCGCGCCTGAACGGCGGCTACCAGACACATGGAGGCTGCGATGCGTATTATTGA